From the Rhizomicrobium palustre genome, the window CTGCGGCGGTGCTCGCAGGCAGTGCCGCTCCGGCTTTCGCCGCTCCCCCAGTACCGCAGACAGTGCAGATACGCGGCCTGTTCGGCGAGAGCGATGAGGAGAAGGCCGCCCGTCTCAAAGCGGAAGCGCGCGAGAATGATCAGGATGCTGGTATCGCCGAATTGCGCCAGCGCATGAGCGATCTCGAACAGGCCCTGCGCATCGCCAACGGCACCAATGAGCAGCTCTCGCATCAGCTCAATGTCATGTCGCAACGGCTCGACAAGCAGCAGAAGGATTACGACTACAAGCTCTGCGAGCTTTCCAGCCAGGTTTTGGGAACGGCCGGTCAGGCTCCGGGGCAGGGCGCTTTGCCGTGCGATTTCTCGGGAGGCTCGCAAGCCGCGCCTCAGGCCTCCGCTCAGCCCTCGCAAGCGATGGGCTCCGGCCCTAATGGCGGCACCCTTGGCACGCTTCCGGCAAATCCCGGTGTCCAAGCTGGCGCGCCCGCAGGCGATCCGGCCCGTGGCCAGTATGACGAGGCGATGAATCTCCTCGCGCGTGCCCGGTATGACGAAGCGCGGGCGGCTTTCCGCGGCTTTGCCGATGCCAATCCGAAAGACAGTCTGGCGCCGCAAGCCGTCTATTGGGTCGGCAATATTGCCTTTGTGCAAAAGGATTATGCCGCGGCCGCCTCGGCTTTCGCCGAGCAGATCAAGAAATATCCCTCAAGCCCGCAAGGGGCTGAGAGCATGTTGAAACTCGGCCAGTCGCTGATTGGCTTGGGCGAAAAGAAAGAAGGGTGCCTCACGCTTGGCGCGATCAAGAGCAAGTACAAGCAAGCTCCGGCCAACATCCTCACGCAAGCCGCCAACGCACGCGACAAATTCTGCGCCAAGTGAGGTCATAGCCGCGCTGAAGACCTGCTTCGCAGAGGCCATGCGACATGCGCCATGGCCTGCGGCAGTGGGCGTATCGGGCGGCAGCGATTCGGTTGCCTTGATGTACCTCTTGGCGGGCTGGGCTTCAGATCACGGCCTGCCTGCGCCCCTGGTTGTCTGTGTTGATCATGGCCTGCGTCCAGAGGCAAAAGCAGAAGCCAAGCGCGTTATGGCGTGGGCGCGCGCGGCAGGGCTGAAGGGGCAAGTCCTGGCGCATGAGGGCTCGGCGCCTTCGCGCGATATCGAAGCCGCCGCGCGGGCTATTCGCTATGGCCTGATCGGTGCCTTTGCCCGGAAAAAGAAGCTCGCGGCCGTTTATGTCGCCCATACCGAAGACGATCAGGCCGAAACTTTCCTGCTGCGGTTGGCGCGCGGCAGCGGCGTTGATGGTCTCTCGGGCATGCGCCCGCTGGCCCCGTTTCCTGATCCTGCTTATTCCGATCTGGTGGTCGCCCGGCCGTTACTGAACGTATCGCGCCAAACTTTGCGTGCGTACCTTCAAGGGCTCGAACAGGATTTCATCGATGACCCGATGAATGCGGACCCGCGCTTTACGCGTGTGCAGCTACGTCAGGCGATGCCGGAACTGTCCAAACTGGGTCTGACGCCGGCACGTTTGGCCCTGACCTGCGGGCATTTGGCGCGTGCGCGTGGGGCGCTTGAACTTGCCGCAGAGGCGGTAATGGCGCGGGCCAGCCATCCTTTGGGTTCAGCAATGCTTCTCGATTCTGAGGCTTTGGGTTGTGCCCCTCCGGAACTTGCGTTGCGAACCCTGGCTTCAGTGTTGATGGCGGTGTCAGGAAATCCCTACCGGCCCCGCTTTGAACGGCTTGCCGCGCTCTATTCTGCTATTTCCCGTGGGGATATCGCGGGCGGACGCACCCTTCATGGTTGCCGTATCGGCCCCGCACCCAAGCGATTCCAACACTTTGGCGCCGCGACCCTGGTGGTGGAGCCCGAAAAAGACCGTTCCAGCAGGAACCCAACCAAACCTTAACGGGCAGCTCAGCATAATCGGCGTTCAGAGATAGACGTACTCCGCGAAAATCCTTAACCTTTCCTGGCTGGCAAAGGCGGAAATTCGCCCTATCTATACGATAGAGTTTTTTGCCGCTGACTGGGCCCGGAGAAAGGATCGCCTTGAACAACCTGCGAAATCTAGCGCTTTGGATCCTCATCGCGCTGCTGCTGGTTCTCCTGTTCAATCTCTTTCAGGGATCGAGCCAGCGCGCCGCCACACCGCCTTTGACCTATTCGCAATTCGTGCAGAAGGTCGATGCGGGTGAAGTAAAAGAAATCACCAAATCGGGTGAGCAGGTGAAGGGCGAGCTGACCAACGGCACCCAATTCACCACCACCGTCCCGACCGACAATCCGGCACTTATCCCGCGCTTGGAAGCCCATAAGGTGTCGATCAACATCGCCAAGCCTGATGAAGGCATGTCGCCGTTGCTCAATGTCCTGGTGAGCTGGTTCCCGATGCTGCTTCTGATCGCGGTGTGGGTGTTCTTCCTGCGCCAGATGCAGTCCGGCGGCGGCAAGGCGATGGGCTTCGGCAAAAGCCGTGCGAAGCTTCTCACCGAGCGTCAGGGCCGCGTGACCTTTGAAGATGTCGCTGGCGTTGATGAAGCCAAGGACGATCTGAAGGAGATCGTGGACTTCCTCAAGGATCCGCAGAAGTTCCAGCGCCTGGGTGGCCGCATTCCGAAGGGCGTACTGCTCGTCGGCCCTCCGGGTACCGGTAAGACCTTGCTCGCCCGCGCCATCGCTGGCGAAGCCAATGTGCCGTTCTTCACGATTTCCGGTTCGGACTTTGTGGAAATGTTCGTCGGCGTCGGCGCAAGCCGCGTCCGCGATATGTTCGAACAGGCCAAGAAGAACGCGCCTTGCATCGTCTTCATTGACGAAATCGACGCCGTGGGCCGTCATCGCGGTGCTGGTCTCGGCGGCGGTAACGACGAACGCGAACAGACCCTCAACCAGTTGCTGGTCGAGATGGATGGCTTCGAATCCACCGAAGGCGTGATCCTGATCGCGGCGACCAACCGTCCCGACGTTTTGGACCCGGCCTTGCTGCGTCCTGGTCGTTTCGACCGTCATGTCGTGGTGCCTAATCCGGATCTCGGCGGCCGTGAGAAGATCCTGCGCGTGCATATGCGCAAGGTTCCGCTCGCTCCCGACGTCGATCCCAAGGTTATCGCGCGTGGCACGCCTGGGTTCTCGGGCGCTGATCTGGCCAACCTCGTCAACGAAGCTGCTTTGCTGGCGGCGCGCCGCGGCAAGCGCGTGGTGACGATGTATGAGCTGGAAGAGGCCAAGGATAAGGTGCTGATGGGCTCGGAGCGTCGCTCCATGGCCATGAGCGAAGAGGAAAAGCGTCTCACAGCTTATCACGAAGGCGGTCACGCCATCGTGGCCCTGAACGTGATTGGCTCCGACCCGATCCATAAGGCGACCATCATTCCGCGCGGGCGTGCCCTCGGTATGGTGATGCGTCTGCCGGAACGTGATCAGCTCTCGGTCACGCGCCAGAAGATGGAAGCAGATCTTTGTGTCGCCTTTGGCGGCCGTCTTGCCGAAGAACTTGTCTTCGGGCACGAGAAGGTCACGACCGGCGCGATCAGCGACATCGAACAGGCCACCCGCATGGCCCGCGCTATGGTCACACGCTATGGCATGTCGGATGATCTGGGCCCCATCGCTTATGCTGAGAACCAGGAAGAGGTCTTCTTGGGCCACAGTGTTTCGCGTACCCAGAACATTTCCGAAGCCACCG encodes:
- the ftsH gene encoding ATP-dependent zinc metalloprotease FtsH, which translates into the protein MNNLRNLALWILIALLLVLLFNLFQGSSQRAATPPLTYSQFVQKVDAGEVKEITKSGEQVKGELTNGTQFTTTVPTDNPALIPRLEAHKVSINIAKPDEGMSPLLNVLVSWFPMLLLIAVWVFFLRQMQSGGGKAMGFGKSRAKLLTERQGRVTFEDVAGVDEAKDDLKEIVDFLKDPQKFQRLGGRIPKGVLLVGPPGTGKTLLARAIAGEANVPFFTISGSDFVEMFVGVGASRVRDMFEQAKKNAPCIVFIDEIDAVGRHRGAGLGGGNDEREQTLNQLLVEMDGFESTEGVILIAATNRPDVLDPALLRPGRFDRHVVVPNPDLGGREKILRVHMRKVPLAPDVDPKVIARGTPGFSGADLANLVNEAALLAARRGKRVVTMYELEEAKDKVLMGSERRSMAMSEEEKRLTAYHEGGHAIVALNVIGSDPIHKATIIPRGRALGMVMRLPERDQLSVTRQKMEADLCVAFGGRLAEELVFGHEKVTTGAISDIEQATRMARAMVTRYGMSDDLGPIAYAENQEEVFLGHSVSRTQNISEATAQKIDSEIKRIIDTAYNKARQILTDKMTDLNVLARGLLEYETLSGDEIVALLKGIPPVRTPYEEPEPQRGPGPSVPSAGVPRGGIIAPEPQPGH
- the tilS gene encoding tRNA lysidine(34) synthetase TilS; amino-acid sequence: MRHAPWPAAVGVSGGSDSVALMYLLAGWASDHGLPAPLVVCVDHGLRPEAKAEAKRVMAWARAAGLKGQVLAHEGSAPSRDIEAAARAIRYGLIGAFARKKKLAAVYVAHTEDDQAETFLLRLARGSGVDGLSGMRPLAPFPDPAYSDLVVARPLLNVSRQTLRAYLQGLEQDFIDDPMNADPRFTRVQLRQAMPELSKLGLTPARLALTCGHLARARGALELAAEAVMARASHPLGSAMLLDSEALGCAPPELALRTLASVLMAVSGNPYRPRFERLAALYSAISRGDIAGGRTLHGCRIGPAPKRFQHFGAATLVVEPEKDRSSRNPTKP
- the ybgF gene encoding tol-pal system protein YbgF, whose translation is MNRRPMKWQLMAAAAVLAGSAAPAFAAPPVPQTVQIRGLFGESDEEKAARLKAEARENDQDAGIAELRQRMSDLEQALRIANGTNEQLSHQLNVMSQRLDKQQKDYDYKLCELSSQVLGTAGQAPGQGALPCDFSGGSQAAPQASAQPSQAMGSGPNGGTLGTLPANPGVQAGAPAGDPARGQYDEAMNLLARARYDEARAAFRGFADANPKDSLAPQAVYWVGNIAFVQKDYAAAASAFAEQIKKYPSSPQGAESMLKLGQSLIGLGEKKEGCLTLGAIKSKYKQAPANILTQAANARDKFCAK